The nucleotide sequence CACCATGAAAATACATAGATGCTCCTGTTCTGTGGGTTTTCCCTTTACCAACATTGAATAGATAATTGTCCTCTACGGTGACCATAGGGCCAAAGGTACTTTCGTCAAACCCACCACGATACACTGTGACCACTTCTTCTTTGATGTTGGAAAACTCATTTCCTTTTAGCGTCAGATTCTCTACGCTGTAAACCCCAAGGTCGTCGGTTTCTTTATTCAAAGACAATATTGCACCGGTAATATTGTCCATTTGCGAATTCAAAATGCTGATGGAATCTGCGAATGTACCTGGGTGAGCTTTAAAGAAGTAAAAATAACCATTAATGTCTAAATCAGTCACTTTTACGTCTTCAACTGATAATGAATAGTTAATATTCATCGAATAGCGGCTAGTACGAATAATACTGTTACCTTTGTAGTCCGGCGACGCCGCACCATCAAACCATAGGTTTTGTATTTTTAATGCACCGCCGTTTTCAATCACTATAAAGCTAGGTTTTTCTGAACGCACTAATGGCTTTTCTCCTGACTTCGCTTTCAGGGTAATTGGGTGAGTAATATGAGCAAAACGCGTTAATAGGTATTCGCCACCGTTATCTAAAACCAATACATCGCCAGCCGCACTTTTGTCTAGCGCCTTAACAAGAGTATCAATACCCGGTGCTACGTGAATTTCTCTGCCACTGTCAAATGCGACCTGACTTTCTCTCTTTTCATAATAGGGCGCGCCTGTGTCTTGCTTTTCTACCGGTAGTTTAACCTCTCCAAAGCCAATTTCATCAAGCAAAGATTGTGCTGGCACCCACAAGCCTTGTTCATTTTGAGTCACTTCATAAGGCACGGTGGTAAAACCTGATTCAATAGGGTTACTCGCTTTTTCATTTAAAACATTCCCCTTAAAACTAATACCAGACACATCGTCAAACACCGTAATAGGGTTCAAGTTTTGCTTTCCTAGAATAATGTTGTTGTGCATTTGCGAACGAGAAGGAGGCGCAGAGCGTTCTTCATCGGCCCCAGCACCAAGTTGAATATAATCACTGTCAATCACCACATTGTTATCCATCTGTGATTCGATAACCGGGTCGTAACGGTTAGGTGGCGAGTTCGGCACACCATTCATAATGACCAAGGCGCCTCTAAAGCGACGACCTGTTAGGCCATAAAGGTAGTTATTGCTTACAGTTTGGTGTTCGTTAATGATGCGAATGCCGCCAGTATTTGGCTTGCGGTTGCCCAAGAAGTAGTTGTTTTCTACTCTTGTGTAGTGGCCGTGGCGCATAGTCAGTGTGCCTTGAGCTTCAAAAAACACATTCCCTATAAACGTATTGCCACTAGACTTGTTAGAAATAATTTCATGCTCGCCATTGGTTCTATCAAAATAATTGTACTGCACCAGAGTATTGGCGTATTCACGAGAGAAGTGGCTGGTGCCTATGCGAAGGGTTTCGCCGCCATTTGCCCCTAAAACTTGCCTAGGGCCGAAGTAGTTATATTCAATCACATGGTTGTTTTTCCTACTGCCTTCGCTATTCATTCGCACCGCCACGGTTACCCCCCGATTACGCTTATTGACGAACGTGTTGTGATCAATGCGATTGTGTTTGCCATAAATTGCCAACCACAAATCTGAAAGCTGACGCTCAGGATGGCTAAAGTTATCAATGACCACGTTAGTTAGCCGAGAATAACTGGCTAACGCTGTTGGCGATGTACGAAAAGCAATAACCTCCCCAGTAGGCGTGTAACCACGGGTAAACACTAAGCCATCTACCACTAAATATTCCCCCGACAAACTTAAATTAGAACGTCCAGTAATGACGACTTCTCCCGGGGTTTGCGCCGTTAACGTAATAGGCTTGTCTTCTGTACCCTTACCTTTAAAAATAAGTTCAACATCTTTCCATTCGCCGTTGGCTAACACAATCGTATCACCTGGTTTAGCGTGGGCTACCGCACGATTGAACTCGTCAATATTGGCCACCTGCTGCGCGAAAACCGTGGCATGGATGAGCAAAAGTACCAGCGTACTTATGCCCTTTATTAGTACTGTTCTTATTAACGTCATAGGTTACTTCCTTCTTTTACGCACACTAAAGTTGAGACACTCACACGCTAGTGATTCACCTGTTGAATATAGGAAACGGCTTGAGAAACCACGGCGTCGATCGGCGCGTCCACATCAATGTGCAGGCCATATGCAGGCATCTCTAAGGTAGCCAATTGATTTTCAAGTAAACGAGCATCAAAAAAATGCCCTTTTCTGTTGGATAGCCGTGACGAAAGAAGCGCGGCACTGCCCGTCAGTACAATCCATGTGACGGGGGTGGACAGTGTGCCACTAAGGCGTTCACGGTAACGTTCTTTTAACGCGGAGCATGCCAATACTGCCCCATCCTGCTTTTCTTGGTTTGACAGCAACTCGGCTAAACGTGCTAACCATGGCCAACGGTCGTCGTCGTTGAGAGCGTCACCCCGTTGCATTTTGTCGATATTTTTTTGCGGATGATAATCGTCAGCATCAAAAAAAGGGATCGCAAGCGCCGTGCTTAAAGCTTCACCTATCGTTGATTTTCCTGTGCCTGACACGCCGGCGACAACAACAATCATGTTGCCCTCCTTAGAGTTGTTCAATAATAGCGATAACGCCGTTGGCAGAAATCACTAATGCGAAGATTAAAGATAAACCAAGAAGTAGATTTAACAGTTTCCCCGGCGTATGGGACTTCATTCGTGCTGGGTTATTCATCACCACCAATATGCCAATAATCACCAAAGGTAAAACAAACACGTTGAATACCTGGGATAAAATTTGCCCTTTAATGGGGTTAAAGCCAAACACTGGAATGATAAGCGCCACAATACAAGCAACGCCCGTAATCGCTTTAAACTGACTAGATTTTGTATCTAACTTACCGGAGCGATAATCGGCAATAAGCAGTGGCGCTATTAACAAACAGGGAAAAACAGAAGACAAGCCGGCAGCCAAGGTACCGAAAAAGAAAACCGTTAATGCCGTTTTACCTGCAATAGGCTCAAGTGCATTGACCATGTCTAACACGTGGGTAATTTTTTTCCCTTCATGAAACAGCGCACCATGGGCTACCGCCATCACAGAAGCACTAATTACGAACACCAAACACGCTGCCACAATGGCATCTTTTTTCTGCTGTTTTTGGTTTTCCATGCCCCAGCCTTTACCTTGAATAAATAAAGGCCGAGACAGGAAAGTAGCGGCTGCCATGGTGGTGCCCACAAAGGCAGCAACCATCATTTTTCCGCCCTCTATATTAGGT is from Alteromonas australica and encodes:
- a CDS encoding polysaccharide lyase 6 family protein, with product MTLIRTVLIKGISTLVLLLIHATVFAQQVANIDEFNRAVAHAKPGDTIVLANGEWKDVELIFKGKGTEDKPITLTAQTPGEVVITGRSNLSLSGEYLVVDGLVFTRGYTPTGEVIAFRTSPTALASYSRLTNVVIDNFSHPERQLSDLWLAIYGKHNRIDHNTFVNKRNRGVTVAVRMNSEGSRKNNHVIEYNYFGPRQVLGANGGETLRIGTSHFSREYANTLVQYNYFDRTNGEHEIISNKSSGNTFIGNVFFEAQGTLTMRHGHYTRVENNYFLGNRKPNTGGIRIINEHQTVSNNYLYGLTGRRFRGALVIMNGVPNSPPNRYDPVIESQMDNNVVIDSDYIQLGAGADEERSAPPSRSQMHNNIILGKQNLNPITVFDDVSGISFKGNVLNEKASNPIESGFTTVPYEVTQNEQGLWVPAQSLLDEIGFGEVKLPVEKQDTGAPYYEKRESQVAFDSGREIHVAPGIDTLVKALDKSAAGDVLVLDNGGEYLLTRFAHITHPITLKAKSGEKPLVRSEKPSFIVIENGGALKIQNLWFDGAASPDYKGNSIIRTSRYSMNINYSLSVEDVKVTDLDINGYFYFFKAHPGTFADSISILNSQMDNITGAILSLNKETDDLGVYSVENLTLKGNEFSNIKEEVVTVYRGGFDESTFGPMVTVEDNYLFNVGKGKTHRTGASMYFHGVQNLHISETVIEDSAPISLYLTNGEPLTLIENVTMRNTPEIQSNHAGYTTKHVVYQ
- a CDS encoding gluconokinase, whose amino-acid sequence is MIVVVAGVSGTGKSTIGEALSTALAIPFFDADDYHPQKNIDKMQRGDALNDDDRWPWLARLAELLSNQEKQDGAVLACSALKERYRERLSGTLSTPVTWIVLTGSAALLSSRLSNRKGHFFDARLLENQLATLEMPAYGLHIDVDAPIDAVVSQAVSYIQQVNH
- a CDS encoding Nramp family divalent metal transporter, which translates into the protein MLAMFKKLMAFGPAFFAIGYTIGTGSVTSMIVAGSTYGMSLLWVLFLSCLFSGALIYAYGNYAIVTGETALYAFRKHLKFGKPIAILIIVGVTFGQWNSLMGILGISSNIIFEMLALYSPSLNQYKYELVLAIAVSVISIMYAIMLIGKYSLFEKILVMFVSCMGISFVFSLLVVHPMPAEVAAGFVPSIPNIEGGKMMVAAFVGTTMAAATFLSRPLFIQGKGWGMENQKQQKKDAIVAACLVFVISASVMAVAHGALFHEGKKITHVLDMVNALEPIAGKTALTVFFFGTLAAGLSSVFPCLLIAPLLIADYRSGKLDTKSSQFKAITGVACIVALIIPVFGFNPIKGQILSQVFNVFVLPLVIIGILVVMNNPARMKSHTPGKLLNLLLGLSLIFALVISANGVIAIIEQL